Proteins co-encoded in one Erinaceus europaeus chromosome 2, mEriEur2.1, whole genome shotgun sequence genomic window:
- the LOC132533495 gene encoding sialic acid-binding Ig-like lectin 14 produces the protein MGSLLLLALLWGVEWAQGQWGAGGERAGIQGQGPRINIQAPDPVMVQEGLCVLVPCSFYYPWSSQNYHNILTYWFRGEGNHLTATLVATNYYWNKVKPEIAGRFKLLSDSTNSCSLSITDARKEDQGAYFFRVERGNDKYNYKEKKLNLQVTAQPDIDFEKPLVSGQPARLTCIVWGYCDGKAPLFSWLGDALDSLRSKIKNSQVLSFTPRLQDHGSNLTCQVKVPQAQVSTERTIRLNVSYAPRFLTATLSQGNHTALRSLSHHSSVVIQEGQSVRLVCAADSNPPARLSWSLDGRVLSPSEPSEPGVLELPHAGPGEQGQFTCQAHNQLGTQHLSFSLSLQGSLPPCTCAEQEQGSWPLVLTLIRGGLMGAGFLLTYGLTWIYYTRCPGSSSRQN, from the exons ATGGGGTCTCTGCTGCTGCTGGCACTGCTGTGGGGGGTTGAGTGGGCACAGGGACAATGGGGTGCAGGGGGAGAGAGGGCAGGGATCCAGGGGCAGGGTCCAAGGATAAACATCCAAGCACCAGATCCAGTGATGGTGCAGGAGGGGCTGTGTGTCCTTGTGCCCTGCTCCTTCTACTACCCCTGGAGTTCCCAGAATTACCACAACATCCTCACTTACTGGTTCCGGGGTGAGGGTAATCACCTCACTGCTACTCTTGTGGCCACAAATTATTATTGGAATAAAGTGAAGCCAGAGATTGCGGGCAGATTCAAACTTCTCAGCGACTCCACAAACAGCTGCTCCCTGAGCATCACAGATGCCAGGAAGGAGGACCAGGGAGCCTACTTCTTCAGAGTGGAGAGAGGAAATGACAAATATAACTACAAAGAGAAGAAGCTGAACTTGCAGGTGACAG CTCAGCCTGACATCGACTTTGAGAAGCCCCTGGTTTCTGGTCAGCCTGCAAGGCTGACCTGCATTGTATGGGGGTACTGTGATGGGAAAGCCCCCCTGTTCTCCTGGCTGGGGGATGCTCTTGACTCTCTGAGGTCCAAGATTAAGAATTCCCAAGTGCTCAGCTTCACCCCAAGACTCCAAGATCACGGCAGCAACCTCACCTGTCAGGTGAAAGTCCCTCAGGCTCAAGTGAGCACAGAGAGAACCATCAGACTCAATGTGTCCT ATGCTCCGCGCTTTCTCACCGCCACACTTTCCCAGGGAAACCACACAG CCCTGAGGAGCCTGAGCCACCACAGCTCTGTGGTCATCCAGGAGGGCCAGTCCGTGCGTCTGGTGTGTGCGGCTGACAGCAACCCCCCTGCCAGACTGAGCTGGAGCCTGGATGGCAGAGTCCTGAGCCCCTCTGAGCCCTCAGAGCCCGGGGTCCTGGAGCTGCCCCACGCTGGGCCTGGGGAGCAGGGCCAGTTCACCTGCCAGGCCCACAACCAGCTGGGCACCCAGCACCTGTCCTTCAGTCTGTCCCTGCAGG GAAGCCTACCTCCCTGCACTTGCGCAGAGCAGGAGCAGGGTTCctggcccctggtcctcaccctcATCAGGGGAGGCCTCATGGGGGCTGGCTTCCTGCTCACTTATGGCCTCACCTGGATCTACTACACCAG GTGCCCAGGCTCCTCCAGCAGACAGAACTAG
- the LOC103127265 gene encoding sialic acid-binding Ig-like lectin 14, whose translation MVTATTSVAANYYWNKVEPQIAGRFKLLSNSTNSCSLSITGARKEDQGAYFFRVKRGNDKYNYKEKKLNLQVTAQPDIDFEKPLISGHPARLTCILKVSAGGLRNRQTDRCCHSCHSALCLCPALRSLSHHSSVVIQEGQSVRLVCAADNNPPARLSWSLDGRALSPSEPSEPGVLELPHAGPGEQGQFTCQAHNQLGTQHLSFSLSLQGSLPPCTCAEQEQGSWPLVLTLIRGGLMGAGFLLTYGLTWIYYTRCPGSSSRQN comes from the exons ATGGTCACTG caacaacttCTGTGGCCGCAAATTATTATTGGAATAAAGTGGAGCCACAGATTGCGGGCAGATTCAAACTTCTCAGCAACTCCACAAACAGCTGCTCCCTGAGCATCACAGGTGCCAGGAAGGAGGACCAGGGAGCCTACTTCTTCAGAGTGAAGAGAGGAAATGACAAATATAACTACAAAGAGAAGAAGCTGAACTTGCAGGTGACAG CCCAGCCTGACATCGACTTTGAGAAGCCCCTGATTTCTGGTCATCCTGCAAGGCTGACATGCATcctgaagg TGTCTGCTGGAGGCCTGaggaacagacagacagacagatgctgCCACTCCTGCCACTCTGCCCTGTGTCTGTGCCCAGCCCTGAGGAGCCTGAGCCACCACAGCTCTGTGGTCATCCAGGAGGGCCAGTCCGTGCGTCTGGTGTGTGCGGCTGACAACAACCCCCCTGCCAGACTGAGCTGGAGCCTGGATGGCAGAGCCCTGAGCCCCTCTGAGCCCTCGGAGCCCGGGGTCCTGGAGCTGCCCCACGCTGGGCCTGGGGAGCAGGGCCAGTTCACCTGCCAGGCCCACAACCAGCTGGGCACCCAGCACCTGTCCTTCAGTCTGTCCCTGCAGG GAAGCCTACCTCCCTGCACTTGCGCAGAGCAGGAGCAGGGTTCctggcccctggtcctcaccctcATCAGGGGAGGCCTCATGGGGGCTGGCTTCCTGCTCACCTATGGCCTCACCTGGATCTACTACACCAG GTGCCCAGGCTCCTCCAGCAGACAGAACTGA
- the LOC103127266 gene encoding sialic acid-binding Ig-like lectin 14 — MRSLLLLLALLWRDEWVQGQIMYGTKRRFLRPPAPPVPKILNPRINIQVPESVVVQEGLCVLAPCSFSYPGIFLDLNRIFTYWFRDGDDEHKDSPVAMNNQNRPMKPETEHRYKLLRDPTNSCSLSITGARKEDEGAYFFRVESGDEKYSYKEKKLTLQVTALTAQPDIHFEEPLVSGQPARLSCILEGSCEGIAPQFSWLGDALDSLDPWSLRSPVISFTPRPQDHGNNLTCQVKVSQALVSTERTIRLDVSYAPRFLTTTLSQGNHTALWILRNHSSVVIQEGQFLHLVCAADSNPPTRLSWSLDGRALSPSEPSEPGVLELPHAGPGEQGQFTCQAHNQLGAQHLSFSLSLQGSQLPCTCAEQEQGQQQGEGSWPLVLTLIRGGLMGAGFLLTYGLTWIYYTKCPGSSSRQN; from the exons ATGAGgtccctgctgctgctgctggctcTGCTGTGGAGGGATGAGTGGGTGCAGGGACAAATCATGTATGGGACAAAGAGAAGGTTTCTGAGACCCCCTGCTCCTCCAGTGCCCAAGATTCTGAATCCAAGAATAAACATCCAAGTGCCGGAGTCAGTAGTGGTGCAGGAGGGGCTGTGTGTCCTTGCGCCCTGCTCCTTCTCCTACCCTGGGATATTTCTGGACCTCAACAGAATCTTCACTTACTGGTTCCGGGATGGGGACGATGAGCACAAGGATTCTCCAGTGGCCATGAACAACCAAAATAGACCCATGAAGCCAGAGACCGAGCACAGGTACAAACTTCTCAGAGACCCTACAAACAGCTGTTCCCTGAGCATCACAGGTGCCAGGAAGGAAGACGAGGGAGCCTACTTCTTCAGAGTGGAGAGTGGAGATGAAAAGTATAGCTACAAAGAGAAGAAGCTGACCTTGCAGGTGACAg CCCTGACAGCACAGCCTGACATCCACTTTGAGGAGCCCCTGGTTTCTGGTCAGCCTGCAAGGCTGAGCTGCATCCTGGAGGGGTCCTGTGAGGGGATAGCCCCCCAGTTCTCCTGGCTGGGGGATGCTCTTGACTCTCTGGACCCCTGGAGCCTGAGGTCCCCAGTGATCAGCTTCACTCCGAGACCCCAAGATCATGGCAACAACCTCACCTGTCAGGTGAAAGTCTCTCAGGCTCTAGTGAGCACAGAGAGAACCATCAGACTCGATGTGTCCT ATGCTCCACGCTTTCTCACCACCACACTTTCCCAGGGAAACCACACAG CCTTATGGATCCTGAGAAACCACAGCTCTGTGGTCATCCAGGAGGGCCAGTTCCTGCATCTGGTGTGTGCGGCTGACAGCAACCCCCCCACCAGACTGAGCTGGAGCCTGGATGGCAGAGCCCTGAGCCCCTCTGAGCCCTCGGAGCCCGGGGTCCTGGAGCTGCCCCACGCTGGGCCTGGGGAGCAGGGCCAGTTCACCTGCCAGGCCCACAACCAGCTGGGTGCCCAGCACCTGTCATTCAGTCTGTCCCTGCAGG GAAGCCAACTTCCCTGCACTTGTGCAGAACAGGAGCAGGGGCAGCAGCAGGGGGAAGGTTCctggcccctggtcctcaccctcATCAGGGGAGGCCTCATGGGGGCTGGCTTCCTGCTCACCTATGGCCTCACCTGGATCTACTACACCAA GTGCCCAGGCTCCTCCAGCAGACAGAACTGA